A stretch of Triticum aestivum cultivar Chinese Spring chromosome 1D, IWGSC CS RefSeq v2.1, whole genome shotgun sequence DNA encodes these proteins:
- the LOC123172353 gene encoding proline-rich protein 2, producing MGCCVSKKCGEPPGAADGRKAVEARDLPPPEEEKVKEVLSETPRVKPRSRARRVAGGTVVAPSAEKARAKDGHGVGGRVSRPARSVEEKSEAASESSAATTVAGPERSPSKPPRCRQGRAAPGGELRRARRDRDHGAATPGGRGRASQSPPPPRRDPGRRSPSPAAKRAQDQRRDTAGSASCAQRKPPVPARPCGRTPTPPRGQEVPPQPSPAPPAAAKPLPHGPPTQCASPPTPQVPEQEDTDTPPGSDGDAAAGGGEGEGKESLENPLVSMECFIFL from the coding sequence ATGGGCTGCTGCGTCAGCAAGAAGTGCGGCGAGCCGCCGGGCGCGGCCGATGGGAGGAAGGCCGTGGAGGCCCGCGACCTGCCGCCGCCCGAGGAGGAGAAGGTCAAGGAGGTGCTCTCGGAGACGCCGCGCGTCAAGCCGCGGTCCAGGGCCAGGCGCGTCGCTGGCGGCACGGTGGTGGCGCCGTCGGCGGAGAAGGCCAGGGCCAAGGACGGCCATGGCGTCGGCGGCAGGGTCAGCAGGCCCGCGCGCTCCGTCGAGGAGAAGTCGGAGGCGGCGTCCGAGTCGTCGGCCGCGACCACGGTGGCCGGGCCCGAGCGGTCCCCGTCCAAGCCGCCCAGGTGCCGGCAGGGAAGGGCCGCGCCCGGTGGCGAGCTCAGGCGCGCCAGGCGGGACCGAGACCACGGCGCGGCCACCCCCGGCGGGCGCGGGCGCGCGTCCCAGTCGCCCCCGCCTCCGCGGCGCGACCCCGGGCGGAggtcgccgtcgccggccgcgAAGCGGGCGCAGGACCAGCGCCGCGACACCGCCGGCTCGGCCTCGTGCGCGCAGAGAAAGCCGCCCGTGCCCGCGAGGCCATGCGGCCGCACGCCGACGCCGCCCCGTGGGCAGGAGGTGCCTCCCCAGCCATCGCCGGCgccaccggcggcggcgaagcCACTCCCGCACGGTCCTCCTACGCAATGTGCGTCCCCACCGACGCCACAGGTACCGGAGCAGGAGGATACGGATACTCCCCCGGGCAGCGACGGCGACGCTGCGGCCggtggcggcgagggcgaggggaaGGAGTCCCTGGAGAACCCCCTGGTGTCCATGGAATGCTTCATCTTCCTGTGA